A window of the Brassica oleracea var. oleracea cultivar TO1000 chromosome C1, BOL, whole genome shotgun sequence genome harbors these coding sequences:
- the LOC106302850 gene encoding LOW QUALITY PROTEIN: homeobox-leucine zipper protein ATHB-20-like (The sequence of the model RefSeq protein was modified relative to this genomic sequence to represent the inferred CDS: inserted 1 base in 1 codon), whose translation MYLFDPTADAAAGFSLEMAFPQHAFMFQQRHEDNSHDQLPSCPPPHLFNGGGNYMMNRSMSLMNVQEDHHQSVDHEENLSDDGEHMMLGEKKKRLQLEQVKVLEKSFELGNKLEPERKIQLAKALGMQPRQIAIWFQNRRARWKTRQLERDXFESLISDNDSLLAHKKKLLAEVMSLKNNDCNEGSIIKREAEASWSNNGSIENSSDINLEIPRETTTTHVSTIKDLFPSSIRASTHHRQNHEMVQEESLCNMFNGIDETTTDGYWAWSDPNHNNHRQFN comes from the exons ATGTATTTATTTGATCCAACCGCAGACGCAGCTGCAGGATTTAGTTTGGAGATGGCCTTCCCTCAACATGCTTTTATGTTCCAACAACGTCATGAGGACAATAGCCATGATCAACTCCCCTCTTGTCCTCCTCCTCATCTCTTCAATG GAGGAGGAAACTACATGATGAACAGATCTATGTCGTTAATGAACGTGCAAGAGGATCATCATCAATCAGTTGATCATGAGGAGAATTTATCAGACGATGGGGAACATATGATGCTTGGGGAGAAGAAGAAGAGGCTACAATTAGAGCAAGTTAAGGTATTAGAGAAGAGCTTTGAGCTAGGGAATAAGCTGGAGCCAGAGAGGAAGATACAATTAGCTAAAGCATTGGGGATGCAACCGAGGCAGATAGCGATCTGGTTCCAAAACAGGAGAGCTAGGTGGAAGACTAGACAACTCGAGAGAG AGTTTGAGTCCCTTATATCCGACAATGATTCTCTTCTTGCCCACAAGAAGAAACTTCTTGCTGAG GTAATGTCATTAAAGAACAATGATTGTAATGAAGGAAGCATAATAAAGAGAGAAGCAGAAGCTTCATGGAGCAATAATGGAAGCATTGAGAATAGCTCAGACATAAATCTGGAGATACCCAGAGAGACCACTACAACACATGTGAGCACGATCAAAGACCTTTTCCCTTCATCGATTCGGGCATCTACACATCATCGTCAGAATCATGAAATGGTTCAAGAAGAGAGCCTTTGTAACATGTTTAATGGCATTGATGAAACTACGACGGATGGTTACTGGGCATGGTCTGATCCAAACCACAACAACCACCGCCAATTCAATTGA